Part of the Arthrobacter gengyunqii genome is shown below.
AGCCGCTGCCGGGGATCGAGCAGGGCTCCGGCCATCCGGTCTAGCTCGCGGAATGGATCAAACTTCATGGCCATTATCATCAACTCCCATTGCGCCCACCTGCTGGGCAGGCGAATCGTTTTTCGGAACTTCAGACGGATCGATAACTTGAGTTATCTCCACTCAAGGATGAAACGAGGCTAGCAATCCCCGGGTGGGAGCGACAGAAGCGATCATGATTTAGGGCAGCGGAAGTCCAAAGTATTTCGTGCCGGCGGCACCTGACGGTCAGTCCAGCCGCCATTCGTGGACCGGAGCATTGGAGTTCATGTTTTGCCAGTATTTCCGGGTCAGTTCGGCCAGCGCAGCTCTGCGATCCAGGCCCTCGTCCTCCAGGCGGCGCAGGTAGGAGATCTGCCAGGAGGCCCCGTTCTGCTCCGTACGGGCACGTTCGCGGATGACATCCAGATAGCGCTCGATCAGCTGCTGGTCCACGCCGAGCTCCTGCAGTCCCAGGGCCGCCTGCGGAACCAGATGCCGGACGATCAACTCAGCGACGGGTATTTCGCCGATGCCGGGCCAATACACGGTCGATTCCAAGCCGTCACGGGCACAGGCCAAAAAGTTGTCGGCGGCGCTCTTGAAGGCGAGACGGGTCCACAGGGGACGGTCAGCCGTGCGCAGATGCTGGACCATGCCGTAAAAGAACGCGGCGTTGGCGACGATGTCCAGCACTGTGGGACCCGCTGGGAGGATCCGGTTCTCCAGGCGCAGGTTGGGGGTGTGTTCCCCGGGGTCGTAAATCGGCCGGTTCCACCGGTAGACAGTTCCGTTGTGGAGGCGGAGCTCGGGAAGCAGCGGCGCTCCGGCGCTGGTGGATCCTCCGCTGCTGCGGGACAGCTCCGGCAGCAGCGCCGGAAAGTATCGGACGTTCTCCTCGAACAGGTCAAAGATCGAGGTGATCCAGCGTTCTCCAAACCACACCCGAGGCCGGACCCCCTGGTTCCGCATCTCCGGAGGCCGGGTGTCGATGGCCTGCTTGAAGAGCTCAATCCGGGTCTCATGCCACAGGACATGTTCCATGAAGATCGGCGAATTGGCTGCCAGCGCCACCTGGGGTGCCGCGATAATCTGCGCTGCGTTCCACGCCGGGGCAAAGTCCTCCGGGCTCACTTCCAAGTGCAGCTGCACCGAGGTGCAGGCTGCTTCCGGGGCAATATTCTTGGCGTAGAAGGACAGGGATTCTTTGCCGCGCAGGTCAATGTGCACGTCCTCGCCGCGCGCCTGGAGCACCGAAGTGTTCAGCGCGGCGTAACGTTTGCCGGCGCTCAGCCATTCCTTGTTGTCCAACAGGCTGGGACGCAGCGTCGGCAGGATCCCCGTCATGAGGATTTCCGTTTTTACCTCAGCTGCATGGGTGTCGGCCCGGTTGAGCTGGAGCCGCAGGCTGTCCTCAAGATCCCTTAGCCCGGAACCCCCAATGGCCAGGGCAGGGTGGTTCATCTCGATGTTGAAGGCACCGATTTCGGTCTGGAACGCGGGATCGGCAATTTCTTCCAAGACAGCCGCATTGCGCAGAGCGGGGGAGAAGTCCTGGTTTGTCAGGTTCAGCTCCAGCTCCAGCCCAATGCTGGCTGTATCGGCGAACGTTGCGGTTGAAAGATAGCCCGCAAACCTGTCGAGGTTTTCAAGGAGCCGCTGGCGGTATCGTGTCCGCTGTTCCCTGCTGTACGTCTTGCTGTTGACTTCTGCGCCCATCGTCTGAAGATAACCATGGGTGCGGAAATATGTATAGCGTGTGCCGGAGGATGAGACGAATTGGGTCGGCGCACCGGTGACCACGGCAGCCGCTCAGGACTGCAGGAGGCCCTTGAAGACGTTGGTTGCGCGCTGCATTTCTCCGTGCTGGGCGCCCATCACAATCACGGCTCCCGATAAGACCGGAATGCACCACTGCACCACCTTCAGCTGCCGCTGGGCCGATTGCAGTTCCTTGGAGGCGCCGGGGCGGGGCTCAGTGGCACCGGCAGCACCTTCTTCGGAGTACTTGTCGACCTTGCGTCCCAGCATGCCAGCGTAGAAGGTTGCCAGCGCTCCGGCAGCCGTCACTCCGGTCTTGTAGACGGTAAGGCTGCCCACGCCGTCCTGCTTGGCGACGCGGCCCTTGTTTTCCCCAACGATTGCCAGGCCGGCCAGAAAGTGGCCGATGATGGCCGCTGTCTGCAGGGGAGCCCACTTTTTCCATCCCAGGCTGGAAAGCCGGGTGCGCTCCGCCGGGTCCTTGGCTTCCGCGGCGGCGCCGTTGAGGCCGACAGCCCCCATCAGCGACCCTCCAAACCAAGCGGCTGCGGTGAGGTCATGCACGGACCGGGCAAACAAATTTCCTGCCATTGGAATCTCCCTTGATGTCGGATTTTAGCTGTTGAACCTCGGTTCGAAGCGGGCGTCACCGCCGGTCCAAGCAGGCGGGAGTTCCACGGGCAGCGAACCATGCAGGGCCGAAAAAGCACAAGGGTAGCCCTTCCCGACATGGTAGTAAGCCTGCTTAGTTCCACTTTACTTTCCTAAAGTAAGTGTGCTTATGATTGGGGAACAAGTTGAGATGATCCTCATCTAAAGGATTCTGATTCTTCATCCCCAGCGATTCAGGAGAAAGAGTGACGATGACAGACAACGAATGGCCCCGAGAAGGAAGCCACGCCGCCACCCCCATGCAGGGCGCGACGGCTGACACCAAGTCCGCGAAAGCGGGAGCGGCCAAAGACGAGGCTGCCGGAGTTGCCCGTGAAGCTGCCGGGAATGCCCAGCATGTAGCGGAAACCGCCAAGTCTGAGGCTGCTGGAGTTGCCTCGGAGGCAGCAGCCAGCGCCAAGGACCTTCTGGACCAGGCGCGGAGCGACCTGACTGAGCAGGCGGGTGCCCAGCAGCAGAAGGTAGCAGAGGGTCTCCGCTCCATGGCAGGAGAACTGCAGTCCATGGCTGACAACTCCGACCAGTCCGGCATGGCCACTGATCTGGTCCGGCAGGCCGCGGAGCGCTCATCATCAGTCGCTTCATGGCTCGACAGCCGCAATCCCGGCTCGCTGGTGGATGAAGTCAAGGGCTTCGCCCGGCAGCGTCCGGTCGCCTTCCTTGCCCTTGCTGCCGGCGCCGGCTTCCTCGCGGGCCGGATGAACAAGGGACTGAGCGCCGGAGTGCCGGACTCATCCACGGCCGGTCACCCGGCAGCAGGCAATCGTACCGCCGGTACCGTCACCACCCCCGAAACGATCTACCCGCCGGAGCCCCCTGTGCAGCCCACATATGCAGCCGCCGGCGCAGGAGACGTGAACCCCGGGGGAGTTGCCGATGACGGATTTGCCGGTGAACCCACCGTTCCCGCAGGACTGCCCCCGGTTTCTGACAGCCAGCTGCCCGGTTCCGGTACCCGCGCCACGGATCCGCTTAGCGGTGGTCGGCACTGATGAGCACCGAAATCCCCGAACCGGCCCCCACGAAAGCCGAAACCACCTCCCTGGGTGACCTGCTGGGCGAAGTGACCGCTGACATGTCCACCCTTATGCGCCAGGAAGTTGAGCTGGCCAAGGTTGAACTGAAGCAGTCCGCCACCAAGGCAGGCAAGGGAGCGGGCATGTACGCCGGCGCCGCAGTTGCCGGATATTTTGTCCTCCTGTTTCTGTCGATTGCACTTTGGCAGGCGCTCGGCGACTTGATCGGCCTCGGCTGGTCGGCGCTCGTCGTTGCCGTGATTTGGGCAATCGCCGCTGCCATTCTGGCCATGCGCGGCCGGTCAGAAATGCGGAAGGTCAAGGGCATGCCCCAGACCTCGGAGACGCTGCAGGAAATTCCCGGAACCCTGAAACCGAATGAGGACCCACGATGAGCGAAAATCCCGACGCAATACGTGCAGACATTGAAGAGACCCGCCGCCGGCTCGGAACCAACGTGGATGCCGTGGCCGACAAGGTGACCCCGTCCCACATCGTCCAGCGGCAGACGGACAAGGTGAAGGACGCGGTGTTCGGCGTGAAGGACAAAGTGATGGGAGCAGCAGATCAGATGACTGACAAAGTACATTCCGGCACAGGTACGGCAACGGACGGCGTAGGCCGAGCCGGCTTGGCAGTAGGTGACGCTCCGCATAAGCTCGCGGACAAAGCCCAGGGTAACCCGATTGCTGCGGGACTCATTGCCTTCGGTGCAGGCCTGCTGGCAGCATCCCTTATTCCGGCCAGTGAGAAGGAACGCGTCGCTGCCGACAACATCAAGACTGCGGCGGAACCCCTGACCAACCAGGTGGCTGACGCGGCCAAGAACGTTGCTCAGGGTCTCAAGGAGCCTGCGCAGGAAGCCATGGACAACGTGCGGGCAACGGCCACTGAGGCTGCGCAAAACGTCCAGCAGGAGGGCCAGAGCGCTGCCGAAGACGTAAAGGGCAGGGCAACGGACGCGAAAGATAACGTTCGCGGCGCCTAACCTTCCCTCCGGCAGGAGCGTATGGCCTTCCCTCTGGCAGCAGCAGCAGCTGCCGGATCGAAGCAGACACAGAAAGCGGCCCCGCATTTGCGGGGCCGCTTTCGTATGTCCGGGCTACACGGTCCGTGCAGGAACGTCATTGCGGTAGCGGACACCCATTTGGCGTCGGGCTTCATCAAACAGCCGCATGGTGGCCAGGGAATGTTCCCAGCTCATGGTTGGGGATTCGAGCAGGCCCGACTGTATGCACCGGGTGACTTCCCGCAGTTCATAGGTGTATCCGTTGCCGACCTGGCGGAATCTCTCCACCCGCCGCTCGCCCAGATGGGGTTGGATGGTCAGTTCCACCGGGTTGTGCAGAGGTGCGCCGGTCCGCAGCCAGCCTTTACTGCCCGCAATGGTGCCCGTACGGGTGCACGCGGCCACCAGCGAAGAGCTCAACTGGGCCGTCGCTCCTGACCGATAGCTCAGGAGCAGGGCGTTCTGAGTGTCGATGCCGTCGCCGTTCACCGCGCCGACAGCTGTGACGGCGTCCGGAAAACCCAGTGATCCCACCGCCAGGGTGAGGGGATACACGCTCAGGTCCAACAAGGCTCCGCCGCCGGCCTCGGGGTTCCAGAGCCGGCTGGCCGGGTCAGGCGGCGAAGGGAAGCCCAAATCTGCCTGCACCCAGCGCACTTCCCCCAGTTCGCCGCTGGCCAGGATCTCCCAGATGCGGTTGATGCACGGCAGGAACCGTGTCCAGACAGCTTCCATCAGGAACAGCCCGCGGGAGGAGGCCAACGCCATGAGGTCTTCGGTCTCGCGCGCATTGATGGTCAGGGATTTTTCGCAGAGTACATGTTTTCCGGCGAGCAGGGCGGCTCGGGAGATTTCATAGTGCTGCGCGTGCGGCGCACCCACGTAAACGACGTCCACCTCGGGATCCTCGATCAGGTGGTGGTAACCCTTGCCCCGGTCATCGTCGAAGTAGGAGCGGGTGAACCCGAACCGGTCGGCAAACTCCTCTGCGGAATCCGGGCCGCGCGAACTCACGGCGTGCAGCACCGCATCTTCAAGCCGTGCGATGTCTTCACTGACCTTCGCTGAGATGTTTCCTGTGGCGACCACGCCCCATCGGAGCGTGCGGCCGGTTTTTGAAACCGGGCTGGGAGCCCCCTGAAAAACACACGGCGGCGTGGGAATGTACGGGGAATCCATGATCCTCTTTTCTGAAGATCACTACCGTAAGCACAAGCTGCGCGTCAGGCTAGGGTTAGCTGCCGCGGTGGCCGGAGCGGACGCAAAAGAGCGGCTTCCGTCAGACGGATTGCACCGCGTCGCGGTGTGCGGCGGCGGTCTCCAGATAGTTGGCCGCGTTGCGAAGGACGCCGTCGTACTCCTCATCCGTCAGCTCGCGGCGGACCTTCGCCGGAACGCCGGCCACCAGGGACCGGGGCGGAATGAGTGTCCCTTCCAGAACCACCGCACCGGCCGCCACCAGCGACCCGGCTCCCACTACGGCACCGTTCATGACAGTGGCGCTCATGCCAATGAGGCAGTCATCCTCGATGGTGCAGCCGTGGACCACGGCACTGTGCCCAATGCTGACACGCTGTCCCACCGTGGTGGGGAAGCCCGGATCAGCGTGCAGCACCACGTTGTCCTGCAAATTGCTGCCGGCACCTACCCGGATGGAGTTGGAATCCCCTCGGACGCACACGCCGTAAAACGCGCTGGACCCCGGCTCCATGACAACGTCGCCTATGAGTGACGCCGTGGGGGCGAGGAAAACGGAAGGATCTGCCTGCGGGGTCTTGCCCCGGAACGGAATGAGGTATGCCATTGCGCCAGCCTAGCCGCACCCGGGCATCCGGGTGCGGCAACGGCGCAGGGGAAGGACGCTAGTTAAAGACGATGGTGCGCTTTCCATCCAGCAGCACCCGGTGCTCGGCGTGCCACTGCACGGCCTTGGACAGGGTGCGTCCTTCGACGTCGCTGCCCAGCGCGGCCAACTGTGAAGCGGAACGGGAGTGATCCACGCGGATGACTTCCTGTTCGATGATGGGACCCTCGTCGAGGTCGGAGGTGACGTAGTGGGCCGTCGCGCCGATGAGCTTCACGCCCCGGGCATGGGCCTGGTGGTACGGGCGGGCGCCCTTGAAGGAAGGCAGGAAGGAATGGTGGATGTTGATGGCGCGCCCGGACAGGTCTTGGCACAGCTCGTTGCTGAGGATCTGCATGTAGCGGGCCAGCACCACCAGTTCAATGTTCAGATCCTGCATCAGGACCCGCAGTTGGTTCTCCGCGTCCTCCTTGCTGTCCGGCGCCACCGGAATGTGGTGGAACGGGATGCCGTAGAACGCCGCCAGCTCCGCCAGGTCCTTGTGGTTGGAGACAATGGCGGGGACGTCGATGTGCAGCGTGCCGGCGCGCTGCCGAAAGAGCAGATCGTTCAGGCAGTGGCCCGACTTGGACACCATGATGAGCGTGCGCACCGGGGCACCGGCAGGATGCAGTTCCCAGTCCATTCCGAAGGCGGCGGCCACCGGGACGAGTGCTTCCCGCACCTGGGCGTGGGTGCCGGGAGCCGTGAAATCCACGCGCATGAAGAACGACCCTGTTTCCGGGCTGCCGTACTGCTGGGATTCCGTGATGTTTCCCCCGGCAGCCACCAGGCCGCCGGAGACGGCATGGACGATGCCCGGCTGGTCGGGGCAGGACAGGGTGAGCGTAAACGCGGGGGCGGCGGAAGAATCAGTCACGGATACAAGGTTACCTGTCCGGGAACAGCTCGCTTAGGCTAAGGAAATGGATGTAACCTTCATGCCGCTCTCCGATAGGGACGCTGAGGAGCTGGTCAAGTTCCTGACCACCAACAGCTTTCCCTATCACCTCATTACGGCACCCTCCGAGGAGCTGGTCCGGCAGCTGATTCTGGACGGCCGGTTCGATGCCGACGGCGTCCGCACGTATTGGGTGTTTGGAGACAACCAGCGGCTCGGGCTGGTCATCCTTGAGCGTCTTGAAAGCAAGTGCCCCACCTTCGACCTTCGCCTGGTGGAGGAAGCTCGGGGTCAGGGCAGCGGCGTCCCGGTGCTTCAGGCCCTGACCGGTCTGGTCTTCAGCGACAGGCCCGGCGCGCACCGCTTTGCCGGGCGGACGAGGGAGGACAACATTGCCATGCGCAAGACTTTTCTCCGGTCCGGGTTCCTCAAGGAAGCCCATTACCGGGAGGACTGGCCGCTGGAGGACGGGCGGTGGATTGCCTCCGTCACCTATGCGGTGCTGCGCCGTGACTGGGAGCTGGGCACCGTGACGGAGTTCGTCTGGGAGGACGTCGACCAGCCCTGAAGGGCGGCCAGCGCCGCTGCCCGCCCGGCTCGGGTGGCACCCAGCGTGGAGGCGGATTCCCCGTAACCCACCAGGAACAGCGTTGGGAGCTTCACCACCCGGGGACCGTCCATGCGGATGCCGCCGCCCGGTTCCCGCAGATGCAGAGGCGCCAGATGGCTAAGGGACGCCCGAAATCCGGTGGCCCAAAGGATCACATCGGCAGCCGCGGTGCTGCCGTCCTCAAACTCCGCGCCCTCCGGCGTCAGCCGTTCCAGCGGCCCGCGCGAGATGAGGACGCCGTCGTCGATCCCTTTCTGGTACTGGGGTGTTAGCGGCAACCCGGTGGAGGCCACCACACTGAGCGGCGGAAGCCCGGCCCGGGTGCGGCCACTGACAAGGCGTTCGACGCCGCGTCCCCACTCGGCGTCGAAAGGGGTGCACGTGAATTCGGGCGGCCGCCGCGTGGACCACACGGTTTGTGCCCCGGCGTCGTGCAGCTGGAGCAGGAACTGCACCGCGGAGGTGCCGCCGCCCACCACCAGGACGCGGCGGCCGGCAAAGTCCGCTGCGCTGCGAAAGTCGCGGGTGTGCAGCTGGGAGCCCAGGAAGTCCCGCTGCCCCGGGTAGGCGGGCCAATAGGGTTTGTCCCAGGTTCCGGTGGCATTGATGACGAACCGCGCCCTCCACGCGCCGCTGTTCGTGGCGATCCGCAGCCGGTTCCCGGCGGTTCGGGAAACTTGACGCACCTGCACCGGGCGTTGGACGCGGAGCCCGAATTCGGCTTCAAAGGCGCCGTAGTAACGGCTAACTACGGACGACGCCGGCTCCCGGGGATCGGGGGTGCCCAGCGGAAAGCGCGGCAGGTCATGGATGCCGTGGGCGGACCCGAGCGTCAGCGAGTCCCAGCGGTGCCGCCATGCGCCGCCGGGCCCTTCATTGGCGTCCAGCACCACGAAACCGGACTCCGGGACCAGACCCCGGCGCGCCAGGTAATACGCTGCGCTCAGTCCTGCCTGCCCGGCACCGATCACTGCCACGTCGACGTCCCGGTCCTGCGTCATCACCATCGCCTCTCGAACGGGAAAGCCCTGTATCTAAGTACCCCAACCGGCTCCTTCCCGTTCCTATTCCGGCGCCCCGTGCAGCCTCAGTCCCTACCCGGCACAGCTCCCGTAAGAACACATTCTTCAAGGACATATTCGGCCGCCGCAAAGCAGGGTCAGCTACGATGGTTACGTCGCAACTGGCGTTAGGTGGGTCACCACCAGGGAGCGGCACAGCAGAACAGACCACGGATCGCACGCCTGGGCCGAAGGTCACGCTTACCCTCTGTTCGTCATGCCCGGACTGCTGTCAGTGGACAGAACCCGGAGATGCCGCCAGATCAGCCTGACCCAACAGAACCCGTCCCCAGGAGATCCTTGTGAGACTATCCACCCAGCCCGTCACGGACGCAAAGCTGTCCGACGTGGACCCGGAAATCGCCGCTGTCCTGAACGATGAACTGGCACGCCAGCGCGGCACGCTGGAAATGATCGCGTCAGAGAACTTCGCGCCGCGGTCCGTCCTCGAAGCCCAGGGTTCCGTCCTGACCAACAAGTACGCTGAGGGATATCCCGGGCGCCGGTATTACGGCGGCTGTGAGCACGTGGATGTGGCGGAAAACCTTGCCATTGACCGGGCAAAGGCCCTGTTCGGAGCAGAATTCGCCAACGTCCAGCCGCATTCCGGGGCGCAGGCCAACGCGGCCGCCCTCTCCGCGCTGCTTCAGCCCGGAGACAAACTCATGGGCCTGAACCTGGCCCACGGCGGACACCTTACCCACGGCATGAAGCTGAACTTCTCCGGCAAGCTCTACGAAGTGGCAGCCTACGGCGTGGATGAGCAGACGTACCGGGTGGATATGGACAAGGTCCGGGAGCAGGCTCTCGCCGAGCGGCCGCAGGTCCTCGTCGCCGGCTGGTCCGCTTACCCCCGCCAACTGGACTTTGACGCCTTCCGCTCCATCGCCGATGAGGCGGGAGCCTACCTCTGGACAGACATGGCACACTTCGCCGGGTTGGTGGCTGCCGGGCTGCATCCCAACCCGGTGCCCGCGTCCGACGTCGTCACCTCCACCGTGCACAAGACCCTCGCCGGCCCGCGGTCGGGAATGATCCTGGCCAAGGAGCAGTACGGCAAGAAGCTGAACTCCAGTGTTTTCCCGGGCCAGCAGGGCGGGCCGCTGATGCATGTCATCGCCGCCAAGGCCGTGGCGTACAAGATCGCCGGCTCGGAGGAATTCCGCGAACGTCAGGAACGCGTGCTGGAAGGTGCGCGGATCATCGCGGACCGGCTGAACGCGCCCGACGTCGCGGAGCACGGCGTCTCGGTCCTCACCGGCGGCACCGACGTCCACCTGATCCTGGTGGACCTGCGCCACTCGGCCCTGGACGGCAAGCAGGCCGAGGACCTGCTGCACTCAGTGGGCATCACGGTGAACCGCAACTCCGTGCCGTTTGATCCCCGCCCGCCAATGGTCACCTCCGGCCTGCGGATCGGCACACCGGCACTGGCCACCCGCGGCTTCGGCGCCAAGGAGTTTACTGAGGTGGGCGAAATCATCGCCGCGGCGTTGAAGCCGGCACCCGACGTCGACGCGCTGCGGGCGCGGGTTGCCGCGCTCGCCGACAATTTCCCGCTGTATCCCGGACAGGAAGACTGGTAACGAACATGGAGAAGGGAAGCAACATGGAAGGTTCCGTCACGGAAACCCCCGAGAACGACAGCGTCAACCTGGGCTGGGAGAAAAAGGAGAAAACTCCCTTTGGCACTCCGGTGGCCGCACGGATCCTCGACGGGCGCAAAGCCGCCCGTGACATCAAGGAGGAGCTGGCCGAACGTGTGCAGGTGCTCAAGGAGGAACACGGCATCACCCCGGGGCTTGGAACTGTGCTGGTGGGCGACGACCCGGCCAGCCACTCCTATGTGGGCGGCAAGCACAAGGACTGCGAACAGGTGGGCATCAACTCCATCCGCCGCGACCTGCCCGGCGACATCAGTCAGGAGGACCTTGAAAAGGTCATCGACGAGCTGAACGAGGACCCGGCCACCACCGGCTACATTGTGCAGCTGCCGCTGCCGGCGCACATCGACACCAACGCCATCCTGGAACGGATCGCGCCCGAAAAGGACGCCGATGGACTGCATCCGGTGAACCTGGGCCGGCTGGTCCTGAACGTCAGCGAACCGATGACGTCACCGCTGCCCTGCACCCCGCACGGAATTGTGCAGCTGTTGGTGCGCAACGGGATTTCCCTGACCGGCAAGAAGGTCCTCGTCGTGGGCCGCGGCGTCACCGTGGGCCGCCCGCTGGGGCTGCTGCTCACCCGCCGCCCGATCAACGCCACGGTAACCCTGGCGCACACCGGAACCCTGGACCTGTTCGAGCACCTGCGCGAGGCCGATGTGGTGGTGGCCGCCGCCGGGTTCCCGGAAATGATCAAGGCCGAGGACTTGAAGCCCGGTGCCATTGTGCTGGACGTGGGAGTCACCCGGGTCACCGATCCGGACACCGGCAAGACCACCCTCACCGGCGATGTGGAGAAGGCGGCGGCCGATGTCGCGTCCTGGATTTCCCCGAACCCCGGGGGAGTGGGACCGATGACCCGGGCCATGCTGCTGTCCAACGTAGTGGAGGCAGCGGAGCGCGCAGCCGGCATTCTCGCCTAACTGTTCCTCGGGTCGGGGCTGGTGCACTAGGCTGTTCCAGTGCCGCAGATCACATCAGCCCCGACTGTCCCCAAGACCGCCTCTTCCACCGTCATTTCGGCCCGGAACCTCCGCAAGACCTACGGCGATTTTAATGCCGTGGACGGCATCAGCTTTGACGTCCCTGCGGGGGAGTCCTTTGGGCTTCTCGGCCCCAACGGTGCCGGCAAGTCCACCACCATGAAAATGATCGGCGGCGTGTCATCGCGCACCTCCGGGGACCTCACCGTAATGGGGTTGGACCCGGACCGGTTCGGGCCCGAGGTGCGCGCCCACCTGGGGGTGGTGCCGCAGCAGGACAACCTCGATGAAGACCTTCGCGTGCGCGAGAACCTCCTGGCCTACGGCCGCTACTTCGGCCTGCCCAAGAGTTACCTGGGTCCCAAGGCTGACGAGTTGCTGGAATTCGCCCAGCTGACGGACAAGGCCAAGGACCGGATTGAATCCCTCTCCGGCGGCATGAAGCGGCGGCTGACCATCGCCCGGTCACTGATTAATGATCCCAAGATCCTCCTGCTGGATGAGCCCACCACCGGGCTTGACCCGCAGGCGCGCCATATCCTCTGGGACAGGCTGTTCCGGCTCAAGGAAGCCGGGGTCACGCTGATCCTGACCACCCATTACATGGACGAGGCGGAACAGCTCTGCGACCGCCTGGTGGTGGTGGACAAGGGAAAAATCATGGCAGAAGGATCTCCTGCAGCCCTGATCCGAGAGCACTCCACGAGGGAAGTTCTGGAACTGCGCTTTGGCTCCGATCGCAACACCACGGTGGCAGGCGAACTGCAGGGAATCGGCAGCCGGATCGAAACCCTTCCGGACCGCGTCCTCATTTACGCCGACGACGGCGAGGCCGCCCTGGAAGCGGTCAGCTCCCGCGGGCTGCATCCCATCACTTCGCTGGTGCGCCGCTCATCCCTGGAAGACGTGTTCCTCCGGCTGACCGGTAGGAGCCTCATTGACTGAGCACCAGCTATCAGGCGCCCCGGTGGGGGATGCAGAGGCAAACCGGCATGCCGTGCTGGGGCTGCGCTCGCCGCTGACACCGGAGCAGACCGCATCCCGGACCCGCCGCTTCGGCGCCATCTACTACGCCGAGCACTGGATCCGGCGCATGCGCGGCTACGGGTGGACCGTGCTCATGACGGCGGTGGGCACCCCGCTGGTGTACCTCTTCGGTATGGGTGTGGGGCTGGCGTCGCTGGTGGACACCGGCGACGCGGCGTTCGACGCCGGCGACGGGACCACGGTCTCCTACCTCGTTTTCGTGGCTCCGGCCCTGCTGGCCACCGCCGCCATCATGGTGGCGGCCGAAGAAAACACCTACATGGTGATGGGTGGCTTCAAATGGCACCGCACCTACTACGGTCCCAATGCCTCGCCGCTTTCCAGTAATCAGCTGGTGGACGGGCACCTGATCGGTTTCTCGGTCCGGATGCTGATCACCACCGCCCCGTACTTTCTCTTCCTGCTGCTCTTTGGTGCTGTCGAGCAGCC
Proteins encoded:
- the glyA gene encoding serine hydroxymethyltransferase; the encoded protein is MRLSTQPVTDAKLSDVDPEIAAVLNDELARQRGTLEMIASENFAPRSVLEAQGSVLTNKYAEGYPGRRYYGGCEHVDVAENLAIDRAKALFGAEFANVQPHSGAQANAAALSALLQPGDKLMGLNLAHGGHLTHGMKLNFSGKLYEVAAYGVDEQTYRVDMDKVREQALAERPQVLVAGWSAYPRQLDFDAFRSIADEAGAYLWTDMAHFAGLVAAGLHPNPVPASDVVTSTVHKTLAGPRSGMILAKEQYGKKLNSSVFPGQQGGPLMHVIAAKAVAYKIAGSEEFRERQERVLEGARIIADRLNAPDVAEHGVSVLTGGTDVHLILVDLRHSALDGKQAEDLLHSVGITVNRNSVPFDPRPPMVTSGLRIGTPALATRGFGAKEFTEVGEIIAAALKPAPDVDALRARVAALADNFPLYPGQEDW
- a CDS encoding bifunctional methylenetetrahydrofolate dehydrogenase/methenyltetrahydrofolate cyclohydrolase — translated: MAARILDGRKAARDIKEELAERVQVLKEEHGITPGLGTVLVGDDPASHSYVGGKHKDCEQVGINSIRRDLPGDISQEDLEKVIDELNEDPATTGYIVQLPLPAHIDTNAILERIAPEKDADGLHPVNLGRLVLNVSEPMTSPLPCTPHGIVQLLVRNGISLTGKKVLVVGRGVTVGRPLGLLLTRRPINATVTLAHTGTLDLFEHLREADVVVAAAGFPEMIKAEDLKPGAIVLDVGVTRVTDPDTGKTTLTGDVEKAAADVASWISPNPGGVGPMTRAMLLSNVVEAAERAAGILA
- a CDS encoding ABC transporter ATP-binding protein — translated: MPQITSAPTVPKTASSTVISARNLRKTYGDFNAVDGISFDVPAGESFGLLGPNGAGKSTTMKMIGGVSSRTSGDLTVMGLDPDRFGPEVRAHLGVVPQQDNLDEDLRVRENLLAYGRYFGLPKSYLGPKADELLEFAQLTDKAKDRIESLSGGMKRRLTIARSLINDPKILLLDEPTTGLDPQARHILWDRLFRLKEAGVTLILTTHYMDEAEQLCDRLVVVDKGKIMAEGSPAALIREHSTREVLELRFGSDRNTTVAGELQGIGSRIETLPDRVLIYADDGEAALEAVSSRGLHPITSLVRRSSLEDVFLRLTGRSLID
- a CDS encoding ABC transporter permease translates to MTEHQLSGAPVGDAEANRHAVLGLRSPLTPEQTASRTRRFGAIYYAEHWIRRMRGYGWTVLMTAVGTPLVYLFGMGVGLASLVDTGDAAFDAGDGTTVSYLVFVAPALLATAAIMVAAEENTYMVMGGFKWHRTYYGPNASPLSSNQLVDGHLIGFSVRMLITTAPYFLFLLLFGAVEQPGTAWLMIFTAALGGVAFGMPLMAYSASLEEDKGQFAMVQRFIVMPLFLFSGTFFPLESLPGAIRWIGWISPLWHSTELGRILSYGYAEAPALTVVHVAYLLLLGFVGWVLARRNFTRRLGK